Proteins from a genomic interval of Quercus robur chromosome 9, dhQueRobu3.1, whole genome shotgun sequence:
- the LOC126700069 gene encoding uncharacterized protein LOC126700069 has product MEVKSCFLCEPFTTPTTTLPVKKYLPFFTVRFRPNQNQKRYQFQQLIRNYGSEIIITGSTTSEPPSTTKRRTITRKKTKTKTKSKTILQSPAPLELENSAKQTQQQPAIAQKGKSVRGLYQNGDPLGRRDLGKSVVNWIGQGMKAMASDFALAELQGEFMEVRQRMEPGLTFVIQAQPYLNAIPMPVGLEAVCLKASTHYPTLFDHFQRELRDVLQASQRKSLMQNWRESESWKLLKELANSAQHKAIARKTVQVKSVQGVLGMEMEKVKAIQSRIDEFTRRMSELLRIERDSELEFTQEELDAVPTPDDTLDSSKPIEFLVTHGQAQQELCDTLCNLSAVSTSTGLGGMHLVLFRVEGNHRLPPTTLSPGDMVCVRECDSRGAGATSCLQGFVNNLGEDGCSISVALESRHGDPTFSKLFGKTVRIDRIHGLADTLTYERNCEALMLLQKNGLQKRNPSIAVVATLFGDKEDVAWLEEKNLVDWAEGLDEQSRPGTFDDSQQRTIALGLNKKRPLLIIQGPPGTGKTGLLKELIVLAVQQGERVFVTAPTNAAVDNMVEKLSNIGLDIVRVGNPARISSTVASKSLGELVKSKLSNFVMEIERKKSDLRKDLRHCLKDDSLAAGIRQLLKQLGKTVKKKEKETVKEVLSNAQVVLATNTGAADPLIRRLDTFDLVVIDEAGQAIEPSCWIPVLQGKRCILAGDQCQLAPVILSRKALEGGLGVSLLERAATLHDGVLATKLTTQYRMNDAIASWASKEMYGGSLKSSSTVFSHLLVDSPFVMPTWITQCPLLLLDTRMPYGSLSVGCEEHLDPAGTGSFYNEGEADIVVQHVFCLIYAGVSPAAIAVQSPYVAQVKLLRDRLDELPGAAGIEVATIDSFQGREADAVIISMVRSNTLGAVGFLGDSRRMNVAITRARKHVAVVCDSSTICHNPFLARLLRHIRYFGRVKHAEPDSFGGSGLGMNPMLPSIS; this is encoded by the exons atggaAGTGAAGTCATGCTTTTTGTGTGAGCCCTTCACAACACCAACAACCACTTTGCCTGTAAAGAAATACTTACCATTCTTCACCGTTCGTTTCCGTCCAAATCAGAATCAAAAAAGATACCAGTTTCAACAGCTCATTCGAAACTACGGTTCCGAAATCATCATCACTGGTAGCACTACTAGCGAGCCTCCAAGTACCACAAAAAGAAGAACCATCACTcgcaaaaaaaccaaaaccaagacCAAATCCAAAACAATCCTCCAATCACCCGCACCATTAGAGTTAGAAAATAGTGCTAAGCAAACGCAGCAACAGCCAGCAATTGCGCAGAAAGGGAAGAGCGTGCGTGGTTTGTACCAGAATGGAGATCCGCTGGGGCGAAGGGACCTTGGGAAGAGCGTAGTGAATTGGATAGGCCAAGGAATGAAAGCCATGGCGTCGGATTTCGCGTTGGCGGAGCTTCAAGGAGAGTTCATGGAGGTGAGGCAAAGAATGGAGCCTGGACTCACTTTCGTGATTCAAGCTCAGCCTTATCTCAACGCAATCCCTATGCCTGTTGGCCTCGAAGCCGTTTGCTTGAAAGCTAGCACTCACTATCCAACTCTATTCGACCATTTCCAGAGAGAGCTTCGCGATGTTCTCCAAGCGTCGCAGCGTAAATCGCTGATGCAGAATTGGCGTGAATCCGAGTCCTGGAAGCTTCTCAAGGAGCTTGCCAATTCAG cTCAGCATAAGGCGATAGCGAGGAAAACAGTGCAGGTGAAGAGTGTTCAAGGTGTGTTAGGGATGGAGATGGAGAAGGTTAAGGCTATACAGAGCAGGATTGACGAGTTCACGAGGCGAATGTCGGAACTACTTCGTATAGAAAGGGATTCTGAATTGGAGTTCACACAGGAGGAATTGGATGCTGTTCCTACACCGGATGATACTTTGGATTCTTCGAAGCCAATCGAGTTTTTGGTTACCCATGGCCAGGCTCAACAAGAACTCTGTGATACCCTCTGCAATTTGAGTGCAGTCAGCACATCCACAG GATTGGGTGGAATGCATTTGGTGTTGTTCAGGGTTGAGGGGAACCACCGGTTACCACCTACTACTCTCTCTCCTGGAGATATGGTTTGTGTGAGGGAATGTGATAGTAGGGGTGCAGGTGCAACTTCTTGTTTGCAAGGGTTTGTCAACAATCTTGGGGAGGATGGATGTAGCATCAGTGTAGCTTTAGAGTCTCGTCATGGTGATCCCACCTTCTCGAAGCTCTTTGGCAAGACTGTGCGCATAGATCGTATCCATGGATTGGCGGATACACTCACATATGAG cGCAATTGTGAAGCCTTGATGCTGCTTCAAAAGAATGGTTTACAGAAGAGAAATCCTTCCATTGCTGTTGTGGCTACTCTATTTGGAGACAAGGAAGATGTTGCGTGGCTGGAGGAGAAAAATTTGGTAGATTGGGCTGAAGGATTGGATGAACAATCAAGGCCTGGAACTTTTGATGATTCCCAGCAAAGAACAATTGCCTTAGGTTTGAATAAGAAGCGCCCTTTATTGATAATCCAAGGGCCACCTGGTACTGGAAAGACAGGTTTGCTTAAAGAACTTATAGTACTTGCTGTTCAACAAGGTGAAAGGGTGTTTGTAACTGCACCTACAAATGCAGCTGTTGACAACATGGTTGAAAAACTATCAAATATTGGATTGGACATTGTACGGGTTGGCAATCCAGCACGCATATCTTCAACTGTGgcatcaaagtctttgggtgaACTTGTGAAATCTAAGCTTTCCAATTTTGTAATGGAGATTGAAAGAAAGAAGTCAGATCTAAGAAAAGACCTTAGACATTGTCTAAAGGATGATTCTTTAGCTGCTGGCATACGTCAGCTTTTAAAACAATTGGGAAAGACagtgaagaagaaggaaaaggagaCTGTGAAGGAAGTACTATCTAATGCTCAAGTAGTGCTTGCCACCAACACTGGAGCAGCTGATCCATTGATTCGAAGGCTGGATACCTTTGACCTGGTTGTTATAGATGAAGCTGGTCAGGCAATTGAACCATCTTGCTGGATCCCGGTGTTGCAGGGAAAGCGCTGTATCCTTGCTGGTGACCAGTGCCAGCTAGCTCCAGTGATTCTATCAAGAAAAGCCTTGGAAGGTGGTCTTGGAGTATCACTGCTGGAGAGAGCTGCAACTTTGCATGATGGAGTTCTTGCCACCAAGTTAACAACACAGTACCGTATGAATGATGCAATTGCCAGTTGGGCATCAAAAGAGATGTATGGTGGATCATTGAAGTCCTCCTCGACTGTCTTTTCTCATCTTCTTGTAGATTCTCCATTTGTTATG CCCACCTGGATAACTCAATGTCCACTGCTGTTGCTTGATACAAGAATGCCGTATGGAAGTTTGTCAGTTGGTTGCGAAGAGCATTTAGATCCAGCTGGCACAGGCTCATTTTACAATGAAGGGGAAGCTGATATTGTTGTGCAACATgtcttttgtttgatttatgCTG GTGTTAGCCCAGCAGCTATTGCTGTTCAGTCTCCTTATGTTGCTCAGGTAAAACTCCTGAGGGACAGACTTGATGAGCTTCCGGGGGCTGCAGGTATTGAGGTAGCAACCATTGATAGCTTTCAAGGCCGGGAAGCTGATGCAGTAATTATATCAATG GTGCGGTCAAACACTTTAGGAGCTGTTGGATTCCTTGGGGACAGTAGGCGAATGAATGTTGCCATAACTAGGGCACGCAAACATGTGGCAGTTGTGTGTGATAGCTCAACAATATGCCACAACCCCTTCCTGGCAAGGCTGTTGCGTCATATCCGCTATTTTGGTAGGGTGAAGCATGCAGAGCCTGATAGCTTTGGGGGATCTGGGCTTGGCATGAATCCAATGCTGCCCTCCATTAGTTAA